A window of Natrinema salifodinae contains these coding sequences:
- a CDS encoding amidohydrolase: MTTLAIAGGRVLRPDLTVTTADVLIDQDGGEIREIGPDLAADADETLDAGGSLVTPGFVNGHCHVAMTLLRGYADDKPLDAWLQEDIWPAEGELTADDVRAGAELGLVELIKSGTTAFADMYFHVPEVAAAVEEAGLRARLGHGIVTIGRDEDAAREDARTSLEIAREYDGAADGRISTAFMPHSLTTVGSEYLEEFVPEAREAGVPIHYHANETADEVAPIVEEHGVRPLEYAVDRGMLEPEDFVAHGVHVDEHEIDLLAEAGTGVIHCPASNMKLASGMAPVQRMLDAGVTVGLGTDGAASNNDLSMLDEARDAAMLGKLAADDASAVPAEAVVEMLTRGSADAIGLESGRLEEGAPADLAVIDLERPHLTPRHDLVSHLAYAAAAADVRHTICDGRVLMRDREVLSLDETAVRERAADHAADLVSRAE; encoded by the coding sequence ATGACAACGCTGGCGATCGCCGGCGGGCGGGTCCTTCGACCCGACCTGACGGTGACGACCGCGGACGTACTGATCGATCAGGACGGCGGCGAGATCCGCGAGATCGGCCCCGATCTGGCGGCCGACGCCGACGAGACGCTCGACGCCGGCGGCTCGCTCGTGACGCCCGGGTTCGTCAACGGCCACTGTCACGTCGCGATGACGCTCCTGCGGGGGTACGCCGACGACAAGCCGCTCGACGCCTGGTTGCAGGAGGACATCTGGCCCGCCGAGGGCGAACTGACGGCCGACGACGTCCGCGCGGGCGCCGAACTCGGCCTGGTCGAACTGATCAAGTCGGGAACGACCGCCTTCGCGGACATGTACTTCCACGTCCCGGAGGTCGCTGCCGCGGTCGAGGAGGCGGGGCTGCGGGCTCGCCTGGGTCATGGAATCGTCACCATCGGGAGGGACGAGGACGCCGCCCGCGAGGACGCGCGGACGAGCCTCGAAATCGCTCGGGAGTACGACGGCGCGGCCGACGGCCGGATTTCGACGGCGTTCATGCCCCACTCGCTGACGACCGTCGGGAGCGAGTACCTCGAGGAGTTCGTCCCCGAAGCGCGCGAGGCTGGCGTGCCGATCCACTACCACGCCAACGAGACCGCAGACGAGGTCGCGCCGATCGTCGAGGAACACGGTGTTCGTCCCCTCGAATACGCCGTCGACCGCGGGATGCTCGAACCCGAGGACTTCGTCGCCCACGGCGTCCACGTCGACGAGCACGAGATCGATCTGCTCGCCGAGGCTGGAACCGGCGTGATCCACTGCCCCGCTTCGAACATGAAACTCGCCAGCGGGATGGCGCCGGTCCAGCGCATGCTCGACGCCGGCGTCACCGTCGGCCTCGGCACGGACGGCGCGGCCTCGAACAACGACCTCTCGATGCTGGACGAGGCCCGCGACGCGGCCATGCTCGGCAAACTCGCGGCCGACGACGCCAGCGCGGTGCCCGCCGAGGCGGTCGTCGAGATGCTCACGCGGGGCAGCGCCGACGCCATCGGGCTCGAATCGGGCCGCCTCGAGGAGGGCGCGCCGGCCGACCTCGCGGTGATCGACCTCGAACGACCGCACCTGACGCCGCGTCACGACCTGGTGAGCCACCTCGCGTACGCGGCCGCGGCGGCAGACGTGCGCCATACCATCTGCGACGGCCGGGTGCTCATGCGCGACCGCGAGGTGCTGTCGCTCGACGAGACGGCGGTTCGAGAGCGGGCGGCGGATCACGCCGCGGACCTGGTCTCGCGGGCCGAGTAA
- the hisG gene encoding ATP phosphoribosyltransferase translates to MRIAVPNKGRLHEPTIDLLERAGLHLENGADRKLYADTVDPDVSVLFARAADIPEYVADGAADLGITGFDQVQEARVDTVDELLDLEFGRCRLVLAAPEDGDIETIDDLAGKTVATEFPNVTADFFAETGVDPDIVEVTGATELTPHVEMADAIVDITSTGTTLKMNRLAVVEEVLASSVRLFGREDVLDEPKVEEVRTALSSVKQAEGKRYLMMNVPRARLDDVRDVIPGLGGPTVMDIADERSGDGTGSEDDGGDKVAVHAVVNERDVFETITEVKKAGASDILVTEIERLVE, encoded by the coding sequence ATGCGAATCGCCGTTCCCAACAAGGGCCGCCTGCACGAGCCGACGATCGATCTCCTAGAGCGGGCGGGGCTTCACCTCGAGAACGGTGCCGACCGGAAGCTCTACGCCGACACCGTCGACCCCGACGTCTCCGTCCTCTTCGCCCGCGCGGCGGACATCCCGGAGTACGTCGCCGACGGGGCGGCCGACCTCGGGATCACGGGCTTCGATCAGGTCCAGGAGGCCCGCGTCGACACCGTCGACGAACTGCTCGATCTGGAGTTCGGGCGCTGCCGGCTCGTTCTGGCAGCCCCCGAAGACGGCGACATCGAGACGATCGACGACCTGGCGGGCAAGACAGTCGCCACCGAGTTCCCGAACGTCACCGCGGACTTCTTCGCCGAGACCGGCGTCGACCCCGACATCGTCGAGGTCACGGGCGCGACAGAACTGACCCCGCACGTCGAGATGGCCGATGCCATCGTCGACATCACGAGCACCGGGACGACGCTGAAGATGAACCGGTTGGCCGTCGTCGAGGAGGTGCTCGCCAGTTCCGTCCGGCTGTTCGGCCGCGAGGACGTCCTCGACGAACCGAAGGTCGAGGAGGTCCGGACCGCTCTCTCCTCGGTGAAGCAGGCCGAAGGGAAACGCTACCTGATGATGAACGTGCCGCGAGCGCGTCTCGACGACGTCCGCGACGTCATTCCGGGACTCGGTGGCCCGACGGTCATGGACATCGCCGACGAGCGGAGCGGAGACGGAACCGGATCCGAGGACGACGGCGGCGACAAGGTCGCCGTCCACGCCGTCGTCAACGAACGGGACGTCTTCGAGACGATCACCGAGGTCAAGAAGGCCGGCGCGAGCGACATTCTGGTAACCGAAATCGAGCGTCTGGTCGAGTAA
- a CDS encoding heavy-metal-associated domain-containing protein codes for MSRTITVEGMSCEHCEQTVEDALEGVDGVTSAEADRDAKQATVEGAADADALVAAVDDAGYDATA; via the coding sequence ATGAGTCGAACCATCACCGTCGAAGGGATGTCCTGCGAGCACTGCGAACAGACCGTCGAAGACGCCCTCGAGGGCGTCGACGGGGTGACGTCGGCCGAGGCCGACCGCGACGCGAAGCAAGCGACCGTCGAGGGCGCCGCCGACGCCGACGCGCTCGTGGCCGCGGTCGACGACGCGGGCTACGACGCGACCGCGTAA
- a CDS encoding heavy metal translocating P-type ATPase: MDDHDHRGEDGPDPAETDAHSDRERSDRVERSLLEDQADDAERGRREVSERQEHGTAHGAHGGHRGGHGDDRSGGAHGGGMHAGHETIFRRRFFVSTLLSIPVLLYSEMLQEWLGFSVPAFPGSEWLSPVFAVIVFAYGGLPFLRMAVPELRDRAPGMMTLISMAITVAFVYSLASVVVPAQSAFFWELVTLIDIMLLGHWIEMRSVRRASSALDELARLMPDTAERLTDDGETEEIPANELEEGDLVLVRPGASVPADGVVADGESAVNESMITGESMPVEKEPEDKVIAGTVNGDGSLRVRISATGEETTLAGIMRLVEEAQSSRSRTQALADRAAGWLFYVALGAALVTAAAWTIATGFDAATVERVVTVLVIACPHALGLAIPLVVAINTSLAARNGMLVRDRIAMEQARNLDTVVFDKTGTLTEGEQGVVDIATVDGIDEDEALALAATVEGDSEHMIAQAVREAADERGVSRQTATDFEALKGKGVRATVDGERIHVGGPNLLSEFGLERDVPRELAAFADRAGENAQTVVYLLREGERSEPSNRAIGDAASREDERSESSEMRAEAKRHASREAEPIAAIALADVIREESDRVVDALHDLGLEVAMLTGDSADVARAVADDLGIDTVFAEVLPDDKDAKITELQERGDLVAMVGDGVNDAPALTRADVGIAIGSGTDVAVQSADIVLVQNNPMDVVRLVKLSRESYRKMQQNLVWAAGYNVFAIPLAAGILSPIGILLSPAVGALLMSLSTVIVAINAQFLRRVDLSVPSLPGVAAPEEPRPAD; encoded by the coding sequence ATGGACGATCACGACCATCGGGGCGAGGACGGCCCGGATCCCGCCGAGACCGACGCTCACTCCGATCGCGAGCGCTCGGATCGGGTCGAACGATCGCTGCTCGAGGACCAGGCCGACGACGCCGAGCGTGGCCGACGGGAGGTCAGCGAGCGACAGGAGCACGGAACGGCCCACGGTGCGCACGGCGGCCACCGCGGCGGTCACGGTGACGACCGCTCCGGCGGCGCTCACGGCGGCGGGATGCACGCCGGCCACGAGACGATATTCCGGCGGCGCTTTTTCGTCTCGACGCTGCTCTCGATCCCCGTCCTCCTGTACAGCGAGATGCTCCAGGAGTGGCTCGGCTTCTCCGTCCCCGCGTTTCCGGGCAGTGAGTGGCTCTCGCCCGTCTTCGCGGTGATCGTCTTCGCCTACGGTGGCCTTCCCTTCCTCCGGATGGCCGTCCCCGAACTTCGGGACCGCGCGCCCGGGATGATGACGCTCATCTCGATGGCGATCACCGTCGCGTTCGTCTACAGCCTGGCGAGCGTCGTCGTCCCGGCCCAGTCGGCCTTCTTCTGGGAGCTCGTGACGCTGATCGACATCATGCTGCTGGGCCACTGGATCGAGATGCGATCGGTCCGGCGGGCCTCGAGCGCGCTGGACGAACTCGCGCGGCTCATGCCCGACACGGCCGAGCGGCTCACCGACGACGGCGAGACCGAGGAGATCCCGGCGAACGAACTCGAGGAAGGCGACCTGGTGCTCGTCCGCCCGGGCGCGAGCGTCCCCGCTGACGGCGTCGTCGCAGACGGCGAGTCGGCCGTCAACGAGTCGATGATCACTGGCGAGTCGATGCCCGTCGAGAAAGAGCCCGAAGACAAGGTCATCGCCGGGACGGTAAACGGCGACGGCAGCCTCCGGGTGCGGATCAGCGCGACGGGCGAGGAGACGACGCTGGCCGGCATCATGCGGCTCGTCGAGGAGGCCCAGTCGAGCCGGTCGCGGACCCAGGCGCTGGCCGACCGCGCCGCGGGCTGGCTGTTCTACGTCGCCCTCGGCGCGGCCCTCGTGACGGCCGCCGCGTGGACGATCGCGACGGGGTTCGACGCCGCGACCGTCGAGCGGGTCGTCACCGTCCTCGTCATCGCCTGCCCGCACGCGCTCGGCCTGGCGATCCCGCTGGTCGTCGCGATCAACACCTCCCTGGCCGCGCGCAACGGGATGCTCGTCCGGGACCGCATCGCCATGGAGCAGGCCCGTAATCTCGACACCGTCGTCTTCGATAAGACGGGGACGCTCACCGAGGGCGAGCAGGGCGTGGTCGATATCGCGACCGTCGACGGCATCGACGAGGACGAGGCCCTCGCGCTCGCGGCCACCGTCGAGGGCGATTCGGAACACATGATCGCCCAGGCCGTCCGCGAGGCGGCCGACGAGCGCGGCGTCTCCCGGCAGACCGCGACGGACTTCGAGGCGCTGAAAGGCAAGGGTGTTCGCGCCACGGTGGACGGCGAGCGGATCCACGTCGGCGGGCCGAACCTGCTCTCGGAGTTCGGACTCGAACGCGACGTGCCCCGGGAACTCGCGGCGTTCGCCGATCGGGCCGGCGAGAACGCGCAGACGGTCGTCTACTTGCTCCGCGAGGGCGAGCGCAGCGAGCCCTCGAATCGAGCGATCGGCGACGCCGCGAGCCGCGAGGACGAACGCAGTGAGTCCTCGGAGATGCGAGCGGAAGCGAAGCGACACGCGAGCCGCGAGGCCGAGCCGATTGCCGCCATCGCGCTCGCGGACGTGATCCGCGAGGAGAGCGACCGCGTCGTCGACGCGCTCCACGACCTCGGGCTCGAGGTGGCGATGCTAACCGGCGACTCCGCGGACGTCGCCCGCGCGGTCGCCGACGACCTCGGCATCGACACCGTCTTCGCCGAAGTTCTGCCCGACGACAAGGACGCGAAGATCACCGAACTGCAGGAGCGTGGCGACCTGGTCGCGATGGTCGGCGACGGCGTCAACGACGCGCCCGCGCTCACCCGGGCCGACGTCGGCATCGCCATCGGGAGCGGCACCGACGTCGCCGTCCAGTCGGCCGACATCGTCCTCGTCCAGAACAACCCGATGGACGTGGTCCGCCTGGTGAAACTGAGCCGGGAGAGCTACCGGAAGATGCAGCAGAACCTGGTCTGGGCCGCGGGGTACAACGTGTTCGCGATCCCGCTGGCGGCGGGAATTCTCTCCCCGATCGGCATCCTCCTCTCGCCGGCCGTCGGGGCGCTGCTCATGTCGCTCAGCACGGTGATCGTCGCGATCAACGCGCAGTTCCTCCGGCGGGTGGACCTCTCGGTTCCGAGCCTACCGGGGGTCGCCGCGCCGGAGGAACCGCGGCCGGCGGACTAA
- a CDS encoding DUF4382 domain-containing protein: MNGHAVKLVVVAALVAIAGCAGGTGGELGSSSTDDDSSNTIDVDGGGTGTAAFYVSDEPNVIDDFEHLNVTITTVGFKKTGVSDGDDDANDSDDADADENDSEEGADADESDADDESANETSADETDDTDADGEDDEGDGEQDEDEKDDEEGEDGKEKKDGEDRKAGNDEDSDDGKADERWIERDVDERTVDLTELKGENATMIDEFELPAGEYETVFIYVSDTEGVLTDGSETRVKLPSQKLQLHTQFTVGDGEQVDFVYDIAPHKAGKSGKYILKPVISESGTGEEVEIRDVDDDAEDGDDENEKEKSEKKDREKANDDEEKADEEKADEEKQSETADDESGDNPRLTPAAM; the protein is encoded by the coding sequence ATGAACGGGCACGCGGTCAAACTGGTAGTCGTTGCAGCCCTCGTCGCAATCGCGGGCTGTGCCGGCGGTACCGGCGGCGAGTTGGGGAGTAGTTCGACGGACGATGACTCATCGAACACGATTGACGTGGACGGTGGCGGCACGGGGACGGCAGCGTTCTACGTTAGCGACGAGCCGAACGTGATCGACGACTTCGAGCACCTCAACGTGACGATCACGACGGTCGGCTTCAAGAAAACCGGCGTGAGCGACGGCGACGACGACGCGAACGACTCCGACGACGCGGACGCGGACGAGAACGACTCCGAGGAGGGAGCCGATGCCGACGAGAGCGACGCTGACGACGAGTCGGCGAACGAAACGTCGGCCGACGAGACGGACGACACGGACGCTGACGGTGAGGACGACGAGGGTGACGGCGAGCAGGACGAAGACGAGAAAGACGACGAAGAGGGCGAAGACGGGAAAGAGAAGAAAGATGGTGAAGACAGGAAAGCCGGTAACGACGAGGACAGCGACGACGGGAAGGCGGACGAGCGCTGGATCGAGCGCGACGTCGACGAGCGGACGGTCGATCTTACCGAGCTGAAAGGCGAGAACGCGACGATGATCGACGAGTTCGAGCTGCCGGCCGGCGAGTACGAGACCGTCTTCATCTACGTCAGCGACACGGAAGGCGTCCTGACCGACGGCAGCGAGACGCGGGTGAAACTGCCGAGCCAGAAGCTCCAGCTACACACGCAGTTCACCGTCGGCGACGGCGAACAGGTCGACTTCGTCTACGACATCGCGCCGCACAAAGCCGGCAAGAGCGGGAAATACATCCTGAAGCCGGTGATCAGCGAGAGCGGCACGGGCGAGGAGGTCGAGATCCGCGACGTCGATGACGACGCCGAGGACGGCGACGACGAGAACGAGAAAGAGAAGTCAGAGAAGAAAGACCGCGAGAAGGCGAACGACGACGAGGAGAAAGCCGACGAAGAGAAAGCCGACGAGGAGAAGCAGAGCGAGACGGCGGACGACGAGAGCGGAGACAATCCGCGGCTGACGCCCGCAGCGATGTGA
- a CDS encoding stage II sporulation protein M: MDDRSRRVRFRSAVGDYPPRTALADAWDEHRRYVWFAASLFALGIVAGVALLLAGYDLLEIIAELLDESLFPDLEADGLDLARLLLVNNTQAFAVSILGALTLGVLTAWAMVFNGIIVGNVGAAIGTSVGFDYIFVGLIPHGIFELPSLFIAAGVGFRLLHRLGQRIRGTRGAAITKPYLYRTALLVFAAWLLLAVAALVEAFVTPALLEALFAERLESAGAP; this comes from the coding sequence ATGGACGATCGATCGCGGCGCGTCCGGTTCCGGAGCGCCGTCGGCGACTATCCGCCCCGGACCGCGCTCGCCGACGCTTGGGACGAGCACCGTCGCTACGTTTGGTTCGCGGCGAGCCTGTTCGCGCTCGGGATCGTCGCCGGCGTCGCCCTCCTGCTCGCCGGCTACGACTTACTCGAGATCATCGCCGAACTGCTCGACGAGAGCCTCTTCCCCGATCTCGAGGCGGACGGGCTCGACCTGGCGCGACTCCTGCTCGTCAATAATACGCAGGCGTTCGCCGTCTCGATACTCGGGGCGCTAACCCTCGGGGTCCTGACCGCCTGGGCCATGGTTTTCAACGGAATCATCGTCGGGAACGTCGGCGCCGCCATCGGCACGAGCGTCGGCTTCGACTACATCTTCGTCGGCCTGATCCCCCACGGCATCTTCGAACTCCCGTCGCTGTTCATCGCCGCCGGCGTCGGCTTCCGGCTCCTCCACCGCCTCGGACAGCGAATTCGCGGCACTCGCGGTGCGGCCATCACGAAGCCGTACCTCTACCGGACGGCGCTGCTCGTGTTCGCCGCCTGGCTGTTACTTGCCGTCGCGGCGCTCGTCGAGGCGTTCGTCACGCCCGCGCTCTTGGAGGCGCTGTTCGCCGAGCGACTGGAGAGTGCGGGCGCGCCGTAG
- a CDS encoding heavy metal translocating P-type ATPase, with the protein MSTQTAHLAIRGMSCANCSQTISDALESIDGVVEANANFATDEGTVEYDPEAVSLAEIYAAINEAGYSAERATRSIGITDMSCANCADANERALESVPGVVDAEANYATDEAAVEYNPADASLEDLYAAIEGAGYTPVRDDGDEDSDQARRDAARQAEIRRQRRLTIFGAVLSAPFLVFLADMFLLDGALLPETIFGVEFGWVEFLLATPVQIVLGREFYENSYTALARNRTANMDVLIALGSSTAYLYSLVVLLGLLAGSLYFDTAALILVFITLGNYLEARSKGQASDALRKLLEMEAETATVVDKDGTEREVPLEDVAVGDRMKVRPGEKIPTDGVVVDGQSAVDESMVTGESVPVEKESGDEVVGSTVNENGVLVVEATKVGADTALQQIVQTVKEAQSRQPEIQNLADRISAYFVPAVILNAALWALVWFLFPEALAAVVGALPLWGLVGGGPAALSTFEFAVVVFASAVLIACPCALGLATPAATMVGSTLGAKNGVLFKGGDVLERAKDVDTVVFDKTGTLTTGEMTLTDVVAVERDEPEAAADGGEPAADGGAESLTAPPSIDEDEVLRLAASAERGSEHPLAQAIVEGANDRDLDLADPEDFENVPGHGVRATVEGREVLVGNRRLLEGEGVDSAPAAAEMERLEREGKTAMLVAVDGAVAGVVADADTVKESAADAVAALRERGVDVMLITGDNERTARAVAERVGIDPENVRAGVLPEDKADAVEAIQAEGRQAMMVGDGVNDAPALAVAHVGTAIGSGTDVAIEAADVTLMRDDPLDVVKAIRISDATLQKIKQNLVWALGYNTTLIPLASLGLLQPVLAAGAMALSSVSVLSNSLLFRRYTPDRDYELLGRFRR; encoded by the coding sequence ATGAGCACCCAGACCGCACACCTGGCCATCCGGGGCATGAGCTGTGCGAACTGCTCGCAGACGATCAGCGATGCCCTGGAGTCCATAGACGGCGTCGTCGAGGCGAACGCGAACTTCGCCACCGACGAGGGAACCGTCGAGTACGACCCCGAGGCGGTATCACTCGCCGAGATCTACGCGGCGATCAACGAGGCCGGCTACAGTGCCGAGCGCGCGACCCGCTCGATCGGAATCACGGACATGAGCTGTGCGAACTGCGCCGATGCCAACGAACGCGCGCTCGAGTCCGTCCCCGGCGTCGTCGACGCGGAGGCCAACTACGCGACCGACGAGGCCGCCGTCGAGTACAACCCCGCCGACGCCTCCCTCGAGGACCTCTACGCCGCCATCGAGGGGGCCGGCTATACGCCCGTCCGCGACGACGGCGACGAGGACTCGGACCAGGCGCGCCGGGACGCGGCCCGCCAGGCGGAGATCCGCCGTCAGCGCCGGTTGACGATCTTCGGTGCCGTCCTCTCGGCCCCGTTCCTGGTCTTCCTCGCCGATATGTTCCTGCTCGACGGGGCGCTCCTGCCCGAAACGATCTTCGGCGTCGAGTTCGGCTGGGTCGAGTTCCTGCTCGCAACGCCGGTCCAGATCGTGCTTGGCCGGGAGTTCTACGAGAACTCCTACACCGCGCTCGCGAGGAACCGGACCGCCAACATGGACGTCCTGATCGCGCTCGGCTCCTCGACGGCGTACCTCTACAGCCTGGTCGTTCTGCTGGGGCTGCTCGCGGGGAGTCTCTACTTCGACACCGCCGCCCTGATCCTTGTGTTCATCACGTTGGGCAACTACCTCGAGGCTCGCTCGAAGGGCCAGGCGAGCGACGCCCTGCGGAAACTGCTCGAGATGGAGGCCGAGACGGCCACGGTGGTCGACAAGGACGGCACCGAGCGCGAGGTGCCGCTCGAGGACGTCGCGGTCGGCGACCGGATGAAGGTCCGGCCAGGCGAGAAGATCCCGACCGACGGCGTCGTCGTCGACGGCCAGTCCGCGGTCGACGAGTCGATGGTCACCGGCGAATCCGTCCCCGTCGAGAAGGAATCGGGCGACGAGGTCGTCGGCTCGACGGTCAACGAAAACGGCGTGCTGGTCGTCGAGGCGACGAAGGTCGGCGCCGACACGGCGCTCCAGCAGATCGTCCAGACCGTCAAGGAAGCCCAGTCGCGCCAGCCGGAGATCCAGAACCTCGCGGACCGCATCTCCGCGTACTTCGTCCCGGCGGTGATCCTGAACGCGGCGCTCTGGGCCCTCGTCTGGTTCCTCTTCCCCGAGGCGCTGGCCGCCGTCGTCGGCGCGCTGCCGCTGTGGGGTCTCGTCGGCGGCGGCCCGGCCGCCCTCTCGACGTTCGAGTTCGCGGTCGTCGTCTTCGCCTCCGCGGTCCTGATCGCCTGTCCCTGCGCGCTGGGCCTGGCGACGCCCGCGGCGACGATGGTCGGCAGCACCTTGGGCGCGAAAAACGGCGTCCTGTTCAAGGGCGGCGACGTCTTGGAGCGCGCGAAGGACGTCGACACGGTCGTCTTCGACAAGACCGGGACGCTGACGACCGGCGAGATGACGCTGACCGACGTGGTCGCCGTCGAGCGCGACGAACCCGAGGCGGCCGCCGACGGCGGCGAGCCGGCCGCTGACGGAGGGGCCGAATCGCTGACCGCACCGCCGTCGATCGACGAGGACGAAGTACTCCGCCTGGCCGCCAGCGCCGAGCGCGGCAGCGAACACCCGCTCGCGCAAGCGATCGTCGAGGGCGCGAACGACCGGGACCTCGACCTGGCCGATCCCGAAGACTTCGAGAACGTTCCCGGACACGGCGTCCGGGCGACAGTCGAGGGCCGTGAGGTCCTGGTCGGCAACCGGCGGCTGCTGGAAGGCGAGGGCGTCGATTCCGCGCCCGCCGCGGCCGAGATGGAACGCCTCGAACGCGAGGGCAAGACCGCGATGCTGGTCGCGGTCGACGGCGCGGTCGCGGGCGTGGTTGCGGACGCCGACACGGTCAAAGAGAGCGCGGCCGACGCGGTCGCCGCCCTCCGCGAGCGCGGCGTCGACGTCATGCTGATCACTGGCGACAACGAGCGGACGGCCCGCGCCGTCGCCGAGCGGGTCGGGATCGACCCCGAGAACGTCCGCGCGGGGGTCCTGCCGGAAGACAAGGCCGACGCCGTCGAGGCGATCCAGGCCGAGGGCCGCCAGGCGATGATGGTCGGCGATGGCGTCAACGACGCGCCGGCGCTGGCGGTCGCTCACGTCGGCACGGCCATCGGCTCCGGGACGGACGTGGCCATCGAGGCCGCGGACGTGACGCTGATGCGCGACGACCCGCTGGACGTGGTGAAGGCGATCCGCATCTCCGATGCCACCCTCCAGAAGATCAAGCAGAACCTAGTCTGGGCGCTTGGCTACAATACGACGCTGATCCCGCTGGCCTCGCTCGGGCTGCTCCAGCCGGTGCTGGCGGCCGGCGCGATGGCGCTGTCTTCGGTGTCGGTCCTCTCGAACAGCCTGCTGTTCCGGCGGTACACGCCGGATCGGGACTACGAACTGCTCGGGCGGTTCCGTCGCTGA
- a CDS encoding AsnC family transcriptional regulator, which translates to MRTLDETDMEILRLLGEDARRPYSEIAERVGLSGPAVSDRVQRLEEAGIIERFTVDVDQSQLRAGVPVFVRATVPAAVVDDARATLTDADAVEHVFVTADGELWFYARAQVRQVREWLDGLLPDADGIDYEVTLIDDAEWTPSLDGTSFALTCAECGNTVDSEGESTRIDGEVYHFCCPSCSSRFEQRYDRLEEGA; encoded by the coding sequence ATGCGCACCCTCGACGAGACCGACATGGAGATCCTGCGGCTGCTGGGCGAGGACGCTCGCCGGCCCTACAGCGAAATCGCCGAGCGGGTGGGCCTCTCCGGCCCGGCCGTCTCGGACCGCGTCCAGCGGCTCGAGGAGGCCGGGATCATCGAACGCTTCACCGTCGACGTCGACCAGTCACAGCTCCGGGCGGGCGTCCCGGTGTTCGTCAGAGCGACCGTCCCCGCGGCCGTCGTCGACGACGCCAGAGCGACCCTCACGGACGCCGACGCCGTCGAGCACGTGTTCGTCACCGCGGACGGCGAACTCTGGTTCTACGCCCGCGCGCAAGTCCGGCAGGTCCGCGAGTGGCTCGACGGCCTCCTGCCGGACGCCGACGGCATCGACTACGAGGTGACGCTGATCGACGACGCCGAGTGGACGCCGTCGCTCGACGGAACGTCCTTCGCGCTCACTTGCGCGGAGTGTGGCAACACCGTCGACAGCGAGGGCGAATCGACTCGAATCGACGGCGAGGTGTACCACTTCTGCTGTCCCTCCTGTTCGAGCCGGTTCGAGCAGCGGTACGATCGGCTCGAAGAGGGCGCGTAG